TCTGGGCTGTAATAGAAGGAAAGGAGGCGGAAGGAAGGCCGCAGCTCCTCCCGTACGCTGTCCAGGATGTGGGTGAAGGTCGGTCGCAAGCGCGGGTTCTGCTGCCAACAGCGGCTCATCAGCTCCTGCCTGGTAGGGTAGAAGGACAGGGTCAGAGGAGTCCACACCCCCTGCATCTTATACTCAGAGCATCGGTCAGCATAAACAGGAGGACACAGGGGAATAAATGGGCATTGTAGTGGGAATTTAGAACTGGGATCAGTGGAAGTAAAAGTGTCAGAGGCGGTGAACCAGATCCCGGGCAGGGGATAGGTGTGGGCAGGGTAGGGATGCGGAAGGGGCAGACTGTGGTGACTCACAGCTGAAGGGGACAGCTCTCTAGCTCCTCCAGGACCCCACCATCCATGACAAACTTGAGCACCTGCTCATTGGATAGACCCTGGTAGGGTTGTTCAGCCAGGGTCACGATCTCCCAGAGCACCACGCCAAAGGACCTGGAGGACACGTAGGAGGGCCTAAGCCCAGTATCCTTCATAAGGGAGTGCACCCAGGCGTCACCCCAGATCCCACCTCCACATCCCCTGAGCCCTCTGCTCCAGCCAAGCCCCACCAGACATCCGAGTGGGTGGTAAAGATTCCATCTTTGAGGGACTCGGGGGCCATCCAGCGCACAGGCAGCAGCCCCTTCCCGCCCTTGCGGTAATAGTCTGTCTCATACACGTCTCGAGTCATCCCAAAGTCTGGAAAGTAAGGCGGGCAAGGTGTGAGGCAGCAGAGCCTCCACAAGCTCCTGCCCCAGGAATGCCTCTCCCAACCTTCTCGACCTCCAGATTCGCCAAGAATCCTGGAATGTGAGGGCTCTAAGTACATCAGAGACTTTCCCATTAAACCCCTCTGTACTCAGATAGGGAGACTGAAATTCAGGGTGGGGGGCTATCAGGGAGAGCTATGGGCCACACCTAGGTCCCTGGATGCCTAGCTTTGGGGGAATCACTCTATTCTTCAGGTTGCCTCCACCTGCCTGGCCCCCCATACCCCCAATCTTGACGGTGAAGTCCTGGGACACCATACAGTTTCGGGCTGCCAGGTCTCGATGCACAAACTTGTTGGCGGCAAGGTAGGCCATGCCATCTGCAATCTCACCGGCCATCTGGATCATATCTCCCAGTCCTGGCCTTGGGAGCCCAGGGTTGTTCTAGAGCCAAGAGAGGGGACTGGTGATGAAGGAACCTAGGGGCGGGACTCCTCACCAAGGATTAACCCCACAACTATGCCCGAGTCTTCTCTGACTCCCCAGCCCATGGCTCAGAATCTTCCCGGTTCTCACCTCTGCCTCTGGCCGCAAAGATCGAAGATGGCTCTTGAGGTCCCCACGAGTCATTAACTCCATGATGACCAGAGTTGGCTGGCCCTGAGACACCACACCCAGGAGACGTACCTGGGAGGGACAAAGAGCCTACTTGCAGGTCCACCTCGCTCTCCTTGACCCACCTGGCCAAAATCTTGATCTGCTGTGACCACACTCTGACCTAGACACCAACCCTGACTCTAACACCAACCATCAGCGTTAACTCTAATCCTGACCTAACAATGACCCTGACCTTAACCTATGACCTTAATCACAGCTGATTATCATCCTAGTCTTTATGGTTGGCCCAGTTCTGACCTTGATCCCAATCACGATCCAATAATGACCCGGACACTCAATATTGACCCCCAACCATGACCGATCTCAGCTCTAGCCATGATTCTACTATGGCCCTACCATGACCCTGGTTTGACTCTAACCCCAACCATGACCTTTACTCTACCTAGAGCCCTGACCTCATCCCCCACCCTATTCCTCTTACCTAATTATGACCTTGACAATGCCACTGACCCTCCCTTACCACATGGTGACACTTGAATGCCTTCATGACAGAGGCTTCCTTGAGGAACTCAATGCGTTCTCGTGGGCTGGCCAGTTCATTCACTGTCTTCAGGGCCACAGGCGTGGTCTCCTCTCCAGCCTCAAGTCCTTGTGCCAGCCCTTCATATACCATCCCGAAGGAGCCCTGGCCCAGTTCCCGGATTATGGAGATCTGCTCCCGAGGCACCTCCCACTCGTCAGGGATATACACTGAGAGGAGGTGGGGATCACAGAGCAAGGATACCACTGTTTGCCACTCCTCCACccacttctctcctcctctgaaTGGCTCAGGTTCCAAGGCTGCCTGCTCCGAAAAGGTGTCCTGCAATTtacctctcctcccctcctgtctCTTTTCCACACCACCTGTCCACCCACCCCCAGACCTACTGTCAGAGGCACTGAAGTACTCCGGATTCACAGAGGCATAGAGAGTGCTGCTTCTGCAATGAGAGGTGAGAGGGTCAGGCTGGAAGTGTCCTCAGGTAGGAAGGAGCAAcaccagaggaaaaggaagagggataGTGCAAGGAAGAGGGCAGTTAAACACCCCCGGCCCTGATCAGCATGCCCCTTGGGGAGCCCTGAGCACTCTCCAGGCTGGTCTTGGTCTTAGTCCTGGGACCTGGGATCTGACAGGCTGTGAATAGAGAGGAAAGGACTAGAGGGGCTCCTGCCCCCTCAGCTAGACCTTAGAACCTGGCTAATCAAAGTCCCGCCCCCATTTCCCTCTTGTATTCAGCCTCAGGGGAGATCTGATATCCTGAGgtctcctgcctctccctctgctATGGTAGGGCCAGCTTCACTAGTTCTCAGTCTGAGTGTGGTGATGTGGTGACCCAGACGGTGGGGTTCCCCAGGATGTGGGACAGACTTTCATTGTGAAAACCAGGAAGTGCCAGGCAAACTGGGATGAGCTGGCCACTCTAACTGGAAGGTGTATCTTTCTCCATGCCGGCCTCAGGGGTGAGTTACTGCTTCTAAGGAAGTCCTTTCTGCCATCTCATTTACCACCTTCTGACTGCATTGACTTTATGTTAAGGgctcagggagagaaggaggctgggAACCAATGAGACTTGTCCTCACCTCTTCCTGCTGTAGAAGAAACCAAGGGCAGCCAGAATGATGAGCAGCATGACCCCCACAGGGGTGACAGTGAGAAGGACGTGCAGCCCCCCAGAGTCTTCCTCCTCTGGTGGTCAGTCAGAGGACAAGAACAGAGGGCAGCAAGGGGAAGGTCAAAGATGGAGAAGTGAGAGGGTAGAGGACACTTCTCTTTCTAAATGGAAGACTAGGATGGGGCAAGGTGGATGGAGGGGGTCTGTGGTTTTCACAGGGGGAGATGTGTCTGGGGACCTGGGTGGGTCTGGGACAGAGGCTGTGTATACCTGAGCCAGGGATGTAAAAAGCGACACTTTCTGTCCAAGAGCCATTGCCAGCCAGCGAGGTTGCCCGAACTCTGGCAGAATAGTTTCCggggggcagcagggccaggtggACACCCCCAAACTTGGCATATCGCAGGCGAGACACACACAGCACTGTGGCCTCCTGAGGACAACACAGAACAGGTGGCTGGAAAAAGGACAGAGGCATAAACTGGGGCTGGGCTAGGGGGTCTTCTGGAGTACCTACCTCTCCCAAGCGGCGGTACTTGATTTCATACTTGAGGATAAGTCCATTGGGGTCAGATGGCTCAAGCCAGCGCAGGAGGACACTGCTCTTGCTAGCTGCCTCCCAGGCCACCTTCCCTGGGATACTATCAGCCTCTCCTGTGGGGGAGGGCATCAGACAGCCCAGCCACAAGTACAGTCATGAGCCATTTGGCGATGTTTCTGTCAATAATGGGCTGCCTATATGATAGTGGTCCCATAGGATTATAACAGAGCTGGAAAATTCCTATCGCCTAGTGGCTTCATACTTGTCCTAACATCATAGCACAATGcattactcacatgtttgtgggGATATtggtataaacaaacctactgtgctgcctGTGTATTAAAGTACAGCACAGCcccggctagtgtggctcagtggattgagagccagcctgtgaaccaaaaggtcactggttcgattcccaatcagggcacatgcctgggttgcaggtcaagtccccagtagggggtgcgtgagaggaaacacacattgatgtttctctccctctctttctacctcccttcccctctctctaaaaataaataaataaatctttttttaaaagcatagcacatacaattatgtacagtacacAATCTTGATAGTAATAAACGGTTACtggtgtatgtatttatttaaatatactttctgtagtttattttagagtgtactctttctatttataaaaaaaagtttgctgtgaaATAGTATGTGGTGTTATGGCAGCAGCTTCATGCATCTTGACTGTTAACTGTGTTTAATCTCGTGTTGTTTGTTCAGTgatgctgtacaggtttgtagcaCAGGAACAATGGGCTCTATGCCCTATAGCTTATGTGTGTGGTAGGCTACACCATGTAGGCTTGTGTGAGTGTATTCTACGTTGTTCACACAACAATGGAGTGGTCTAAGCACACATGTCTCAGAACAAATGCCCGTTATTAATCAGTGAATGACTGTATTTCTTCTCACCGTCAAATCAAACCCAAGGGGGCTAAACAGGAAGGTTCGAAGACACTCTAGGATTATGGGGACTGGGAGGGGCGAGGAAAGCGAGGCCATGGGGTTAGCTGTAGACCAGACTCGCTAGTTGGAGCATTAATTGGATAGAGTGCTTGGGGtcggtggtgggtggtggggtcggcggtggtgggtgtggggtgggttACTTACTGTGGGGCATAGTGCGTGCAAAGACGAAGGTGGCAGCGCTGCAACCCACTGTGTGCGCCGCATGGTTGCAGGCATGGATGTCGATCCGGTATTCCGTGAAGTGGCGCAAGCCACTCAACACAGTTCGCTCCCGGGGTACTTTGTCCTCTTGGATCTCGAAACCTGAGTTGTTTCCCACGAACCGGAGGGTCCCTGCGGCTCGCCGGTGCCTCCCAGAATCCCTAGGGAGGGTGCGAGTCAGAGTCaagccctcccaccccagccacacccctcaggcttggccccgcccccgctcacCTTTGAGGGCTCTTATTGATGGACGTCACCTTCCAAGGGGATCTGGGGAGACCAGGGAGGGCCCTGTCACGCCCGCCCAGAACTGCCCCTCGGCAGTGGCGCTCCGCCTCCCTCCAAACCCACCCACAACTGGGCCCCGCCAACTAACAACCCTCTTAGCAAGACACGCCCCTTAAAGGCCCCGCCCATTAGGCCCTGGTGCCCAGGCCGCCTCGCACTTGGGGATAGTGATCGCGTTGTGCAGGaagttttcaaacttcttttggAACGAGGCCTCTTGCGCCTCCAGCGGTGGCAAGACCTGCCCCTGAGGTGGATGCTGGCAAGGACAGCAGCCGGGCTCCATCTCCGCCTCTAGTTCTCCATCTTCGCTGTCGAAGCGTGGGTCGTTGTTGCTGGTGGGCAGCCGCAGGCCTGGCGCGTCGGCAGGGAGGGAAGTAATTAGACTGGCAGCACCCTTAGCCTGGTACCCCAACCCCTCCTGCCCAAGCCTCATCCCCTGCGCACCGCGGTGGCAGTAGTCATTGAGGTAGAGGTCGCTGTCCTCTGCCAGACGCTGCCACAGCACTAGGTAGTAGGTGATGTTCCCATTGCGTTGGGTCGGTGGCTTCCAGCGCaccagcaggtgggaggaggaatTGGACGTGGAAATGACATCTTGGGGAATGGTGGGTGCTGGAGGTGTGAGTAGGGTACAACTGAGAAGCTGCAGATCCCTTTTCAAATACGGTCTGGTCATGGGCCCCTCTCTGAGTCCAGCCCCACTTGTCCCAAGCAATAGGTGATTCTCAATCTCCTTTTCCTAGAGCTGAGCATTTTGTCCTTCCCTTGTCCTCCAAAGGCCCTTGATTTGCCTCAGTTATTCCCCCTGCACTTTCCCACCCACAGTCTCCCTGGGATCTAGGTGAAtgacccttctctctctttctttctttctttctttctttctttctttctttctttctttctttctttctttctttcatttaagagagagagagaggaaggtagggcaagagagagagagagagtcattgatttgttgtttcacttatttatgcattcttggccaattcttgtatgtgccctgaccagggattgaacccacaaccttggtgtattggaatAGTGCTCTAACTAActcagctgagctacctggccagggcctgccccATATTCTTTCTACGATCCAAGCATCTGTCCCCCCAGCCTCTATGGGTCAGGTGTTCAGTGATCCAGCATCTCTATTTCTGGTGTCTGGGTTCCCCCATTCTCACCAGGACCCAGACATCTAGCTCCTGCTCCCTCCGAAGGCCTACCTGCAGGAAGGGTTTGGAGGTAGATGATGGGGCTCTGGGCTCCTTGGTGGGGGCTTTCCTCAGCAGTAGTCAGTGTGATGGCCCGCACAAACACTGCATACTGTGTCCAGGGCTTGAGGGGTGCTAGGGTCACCCCTGGCTCCTGGTTTCGGCTCAGGGGGAGCTCCACATCTAGCAGGTTCCAGCTCTGGGTCCCACAGGCATCTGGACCTATGTGCTCCGTGGCATTCTGAAATGGGCTGAATACCCCACCCCAGGTTTCTAGGAGCGCCTCCTCTCTGAATCACCCCAAGAGTGTCATTGTCATCCTTCCAGTATGCATGAGGGCATCCAGAAGCAGATGTGGGTCCACCCTTTGGGGTAGGTGCCTTGTGGCATGACACTCACTGAATGGGTCTGCTCAGAGCTGGACCTGAGGCAGGATTCACAGTATATGTCTCTGGGGGGCATGGCCACGCCCACACTGCAAGGCAGTGGTGGTAGGGAGCTTCCTGAAGGAACTCTGTGATACTCTGCTCTTTGAGTCCAGAGGCAGCTGTATGCAGTTGTGCAGATTGTGAGCTGCACAAGCCAGGGGTGCCACTGACATTGCAGTCCATGTTAGTGCTCCTCAAAGTATGGTTCGGGGACCAGAAAGTTTAGTattacctgggagcttgttagaaatgcagattcacGGGCCTTACCCAGGGCTAACTGAATCTGAATCTGtgggggtggagcccaggaaACTGTATTTAACAAACTCTGCAGCTCCCCATGCTGGAGACCTTCACCTACTACTGAGGCCTAGGAGAACCCTGGCCACCTGAGCAGGCCTGTGACCACTgacttccctgccttccccccagGCCGGGAGGGAAGTGCTAGTGAGCAACCAAGACCTCTCAATTTTAGTTCACAGGAAATGCTTCCAAGCCAGGTggctcctgtcctctctctgccttaGGAGGGGATTTCTCCTCACAGCCTGCCCTCTCAGCCTGCCAGCCCAAATCAGTCTCCCTCCTCTAAGGATTTCTACTTTTGATTCCTAGCCATGCTTTCGGAGAAGTCCTTCCTCTGGTCAAGCACTATGCCTACTGCTTCTTCGGTCAGTTTGCTCTCCAGGTCAAAGAG
This portion of the Phyllostomus discolor isolate MPI-MPIP mPhyDis1 chromosome 14, mPhyDis1.pri.v3, whole genome shotgun sequence genome encodes:
- the INSRR gene encoding insulin receptor-related protein isoform X1, which gives rise to MAVPRLWPWVACLLVILLSSGFGLDTLEVCPSLDIRSEVAELRRLENCSVVEGHLQILLMFTATGEDFRGLSFPRLTQVTEYLLLFRVYGLESLRDLFPNLAVIRGAHLFLGYALVIFEMPHLRDVGLPALGAVLRGAVRVEKNQELCHLSTIDWGLLQPSPGANHIVGNKLGEECADVCPGVLGATGEPCARTTFSGRTEYRCWTSSHCQRVCPCPHGLACTTGGECCHKECLGGCSQPDDPRACVACRHFYFQGACHQACPPGTYQHESWRCVTAELCASLHSVPSHVSTFGIHQGSCLAQCPPGFTRNGSSIFCHKCEGLCPKKCKVGTKTIDSIQVAQDLVGCTHVEGSLILNLRQGYNLEQELQHSLGLVETITGFLKIKHSFALVSLSFFKNLKLIRGDSMVDGNYTLYVLDNQNLQQLGSWVAVGLRIPVGKIYFAFNPRLCLEHIYHLEQVTGTRGRQNKAEINPRTNGDRAACQTRTLRFVSNVTEANRILLRWERYEPLEARDLLSFIVYYKESPFQNATEHIGPDACGTQSWNLLDVELPLSRNQEPGVTLAPLKPWTQYAVFVRAITLTTAEESPHQGAQSPIIYLQTLPAAPTIPQDVISTSNSSSHLLVRWKPPTQRNGNITYYLVLWQRLAEDSDLYLNDYCHRGLRLPTSNNDPRFDSEDGELEAEMEPGCCPCQHPPQGQVLPPLEAQEASFQKKFENFLHNAITIPKSPWKVTSINKSPQRDSGRHRRAAGTLRFVGNNSGFEIQEDKVPRERTVLSGLRHFTEYRIDIHACNHAAHTVGCSAATFVFARTMPHREADSIPGKVAWEAASKSSVLLRWLEPSDPNGLILKYEIKYRRLGEEATVLCVSRLRYAKFGGVHLALLPPGNYSARVRATSLAGNGSWTESVAFYIPGSEEEDSGGLHVLLTVTPVGVMLLIILAALGFFYSRKRSSTLYASVNPEYFSASDSRSGGGWTGGVEKRQEGRRGKLQDTFSEQAALEPEPFRGGEKWVEEWQTVVSLLCDPHLLSVYIPDEWEVPREQISIIRELGQGSFGMVYEGLAQGLEAGEETTPVALKTVNELASPRERIEFLKEASVMKAFKCHHVVRLLGVVSQGQPTLVIMELMTRGDLKSHLRSLRPEAENNPGLPRPGLGDMIQMAGEIADGMAYLAANKFVHRDLAARNCMVSQDFTVKIGGMGGQADFGMTRDVYETDYYRKGGKGLLPVRWMAPESLKDGIFTTHSDVWSFGVVLWEIVTLAEQPYQGLSNEQVLKFVMDGGVLEELESCPLQLQELMSRCWQQNPRLRPTFTHILDSVREELRPSFRLLSFYYSPECQGTQASPLPTDAEPNSPPTPEGASSGCSPQNGGPGH
- the INSRR gene encoding insulin receptor-related protein isoform X2 → MAVPRLWPWVACLLVILLSSGFGLDTLEVCPSLDIRSEVAELRRLENCSVVEGHLQILLMFTATGEDFRGLSFPRLTQVTEYLLLFRVYGLESLRDLFPNLAVIRGAHLFLGYALVIFEMPHLRDVGLPALGAVLRGAVRVEKNQELCHLSTIDWGLLQPSPGANHIVGNKLGEECADVCPGVLGATGEPCARTTFSGRTEYRCWTSSHCQRVCPCPHGLACTTGGECCHKECLGGCSQPDDPRACVACRHFYFQGACHQACPPGTYQHESWRCVTAELCASLHSVPSHVSTFGIHQGSCLAQCPPGFTRNGSSIFCHKCEGLCPKKCKVGTKTIDSIQVAQDLVGCTHVEGSLILNLRQGYNLEQELQHSLGLVETITGFLKIKHSFALVSLSFFKNLKLIRGDSMVDGNYTLYVLDNQNLQQLGSWVAVGLRIPVGKIYFAFNPRLCLEHIYHLEQVTGTRGRQNKAEINPRTNGDRAACQTRTLRFVSNVTEANRILLRWERYEPLEARDLLSFIVYYKESPFQNATEHIGPDACGTQSWNLLDVELPLSRNQEPGVTLAPLKPWTQYAVFVRAITLTTAEESPHQGAQSPIIYLQTLPAAPTIPQDVISTSNSSSHLLVRWKPPTQRNGNITYYLVLWQRLAEDSDLYLNDYCHRGLRLPTSNNDPRFDSEDGELEAEMEPGCCPCQHPPQGQVLPPLEAQEASFQKKFENFLHNAITIPKSPWKVTSINKSPQRDSGRHRRAAGTLRFVGNNSGFEIQEDKVPRERTVLSGLRHFTEYRIDIHACNHAAHTVGCSAATFVFARTMPHREADSIPGKVAWEAASKSSVLLRWLEPSDPNGLILKYEIKYRRLGEEATVLCVSRLRYAKFGGVHLALLPPGNYSARVRATSLAGNGSWTESVAFYIPGSEEEDSGGLHVLLTVTPVGVMLLIILAALGFFYSRKRSSTLYASVNPEYFSASDSRSGGGWTGGVEKRQEGRRGKLQDTFSEQAALEPEPFRGGEKWVEEWQTVVSLLCDPHLLSVYIPDEWEVPREQISIIRELGQGSFGMVYEGLAQGLEAGEETTPVALKTVNELASPRERIEFLKEASVMKAFKCHHVVRLLGVVSQGQPTLVIMELMTRGDLKSHLRSLRPEAENNPGLPRPGLGDMIQMAGEIADGMAYLAANKFVHRDLAARNCMVSQDFTVKIGDFGMTRDVYETDYYRKGGKGLLPVRWMAPESLKDGIFTTHSDVWSFGVVLWEIVTLAEQPYQGLSNEQVLKFVMDGGVLEELESCPLQLQELMSRCWQQNPRLRPTFTHILDSVREELRPSFRLLSFYYSPECQGTQASPLPTDAEPNSPPTPEGASSGCSPQNGGPGH
- the INSRR gene encoding insulin receptor-related protein isoform X4, with protein sequence MAVPRLWPWVACLLVILLSSGFGLDTLEVCPSLDIRSEVAELRRLENCSVVEGHLQILLMFTATGEDFRGLSFPRLTQVTEYLLLFRVYGLESLRDLFPNLAVIRGAHLFLGYALVIFEMPHLRDVGLPALGAVLRGAVRVEKNQELCHLSTIDWGLLQPSPGANHIVGNKLGEECADVCPGVLGATGEPCARTTFSGRTEYRCWTSSHCQRVCPCPHGLACTTGGECCHKECLGGCSQPDDPRACVACRHFYFQGACHQACPPGTYQHESWRCVTAELCASLHSVPSHVSTFGIHQGSCLAQCPPGFTRNGSSIFCHKCEGLCPKKCKVGTKTIDSIQVAQDLVGCTHVEGSLILNLRQGYNLEQELQHSLGLVETITGFLKIKHSFALVSLSFFKNLKLIRGDSMVDGNYTLYVLDNQNLQQLGSWVAVGLRIPVGKIYFAFNPRLCLEHIYHLEQVTGTRGRQNKAEINPRTNGDRAACQTRTLRFVSNVTEANRILLRWERYEPLEARDLLSFIVYYKESPFQNATEHIGPDACGTQSWNLLDVELPLSRNQEPGVTLAPLKPWTQYAVFVRAITLTTAEESPHQGAQSPIIYLQTLPAAPTIPQDVISTSNSSSHLLVRWKPPTQRNGNITYYLVLWQRLAEDSDLYLNDYCHRGLRLPTSNNDPRFDSEDGELEAEMEPGCCPCQHPPQGQVLPPLEAQEASFQKKFENFLHNAITIPKSPWKVTSINKSPQRDSGRHRRAAGTLRFVGNNSGFEIQEDKVPRERTVLSGLRHFTEYRIDIHACNHAAHTVGCSAATFVFARTMPHREADSIPGKVAWEAASKSSVLLRWLEPSDPNGLILKYEIKYRRLGEEATVLCVSRLRYAKFGGVHLALLPPGNYSARVRATSLAGNGSWTESVAFYIPGSEEEDSGGLHVLLTVTPVGVMLLIILAALGFFYSRKRSSTLYASVNPEYFSASDMYIPDEWEVPREQISIIRELGQGSFGMVYEGLAQGLEAGEETTPVALKTVNELASPRERIEFLKEASVMKAFKCHHVVRLLGVVSQGQPTLVIMELMTRGDLKSHLRSLRPEAENNPGLPRPGLGDMIQMAGEIADGMAYLAANKFVHRDLAARNCMVSQDFTVKIGDFGMTRDVYETDYYRKGGKGLLPVRWMAPESLKDGIFTTHSDVWSFGVVLWEIVTLAEQPYQGLSNEQVLKFVMDGGVLEELESCPLQLQELMSRCWQQNPRLRPTFTHILDSVREELRPSFRLLSFYYSPECQGTQASPLPTDAEPNSPPTPEGASSGCSPQNGGPGH
- the INSRR gene encoding insulin receptor-related protein isoform X3 — protein: MAVPRLWPWVACLLVILLSSGFGLDTLEVCPSLDIRSEVAELRRLENCSVVEGHLQILLMFTATGEDFRGLSFPRLTQVTEYLLLFRVYGLESLRDLFPNLAVIRGAHLFLGYALVIFEMPHLRDVGLPALGAVLRGAVRVEKNQELCHLSTIDWGLLQPSPGANHIVGNKLGEECADVCPGVLGATGEPCARTTFSGRTEYRCWTSSHCQRVCPCPHGLACTTGGECCHKECLGGCSQPDDPRACVACRHFYFQGACHQACPPGTYQHESWRCVTAELCASLHSVPSHVSTFGIHQGSCLAQCPPGFTRNGSSIFCHKCEGLCPKKCKVGTKTIDSIQVAQDLVGCTHVEGSLILNLRQGYNLEQELQHSLGLVETITGFLKIKHSFALVSLSFFKNLKLIRGDSMVDGNYTLYVLDNQNLQQLGSWVAVGLRIPVGKIYFAFNPRLCLEHIYHLEQVTGTRGRQNKAEINPRTNGDRAACQTRTLRFVSNVTEANRILLRWERYEPLEARDLLSFIVYYKESPFQNATEHIGPDACGTQSWNLLDVELPLSRNQEPGVTLAPLKPWTQYAVFVRAITLTTAEESPHQGAQSPIIYLQTLPAAPTIPQDVISTSNSSSHLLVRWKPPTQRNGNITYYLVLWQRLAEDSDLYLNDYCHRGLRLPTSNNDPRFDSEDGELEAEMEPGCCPCQHPPQGQVLPPLEAQEASFQKKFENFLHNAITIPKSPWKVTSINKSPQRDSGRHRRAAGTLRFVGNNSGFEIQEDKVPRERTVLSGLRHFTEYRIDIHACNHAAHTVGCSAATFVFARTMPHREADSIPGKVAWEAASKSSVLLRWLEPSDPNGLILKYEIKYRRLGEEATVLCVSRLRYAKFGGVHLALLPPGNYSARVRATSLAGNGSWTESVAFYIPGSEEEDSGGLHVLLTVTPVGVMLLIILAALGFFYSRKRSSTLYASVNPEYFSASDSRSGGGWTGGVEKRQEGRRGKLQDTFSEQAALEPEPFRGGEKWVEEWQTVVSLLCDPHLLSVYIPDEWEVPREQISIIRELGQGSFGMVYEGLAQGLEAGEETTPVALKTVNELASPRERIEFLKEASVMKAFKCHHVVRLLGVVSQGQPTLVIMELMTRGDLKSHLRSLRPEAENNPGLPRPGLGDMIQMAGEIADGMAYLAANKFVHRDLAARNCMVSQDFTVKIGGMGGQADFGMTRDVYETDYYRKGGKGLLPVRWMAPESLKDGIFTTHSDVWSFGVVLWEIVTLAEQPYQGLSNEQAGADEPLLAAEPALATDLHPHPGQRTGGAAAFLPPPFLLLQPRVPGHPGFPPAH